A part of Candidatus Manganitrophaceae bacterium genomic DNA contains:
- the mltG gene encoding endolytic transglycosylase MltG: protein MVKVWITLFSLTLLVAIGAVRGLQFLNTPPSSVEIYKVVEIPEGAPFSAVSDLLRHEELITSRIFFRLLGLWTKSEKKIKPGEYALHTAMRPAEILDLLVRGKILQHPVVIPEGSTVRQIAQILQETKLVDADVFMKVIEDPTLMTEFGIEGENLQGYLFPDTYQFAKRTPPHEIVKRMVTQFQAVYDESFRRRADQLGMTQREIVTLASIIEKETGNPSERGLISAVFHNRLKKKMRLQSDPTVIFALTDFDGNITKKDLGIPSPYNTYRFIGLPPGPIANPGKDALYAALFPATVDYLFFVSKNDGSHFFSKNLREHNGAVNRYQRKRA from the coding sequence ATGGTCAAGGTTTGGATCACCCTTTTCTCTCTGACCCTGCTGGTTGCAATCGGCGCCGTACGCGGTCTTCAATTCCTCAACACCCCCCCGTCCTCGGTAGAGATCTACAAAGTCGTCGAGATCCCCGAAGGGGCCCCCTTCAGTGCCGTCTCCGATCTGCTCCGGCATGAGGAGCTGATCACCAGCCGGATCTTCTTCCGCCTCCTCGGTCTCTGGACAAAGAGCGAAAAAAAGATCAAGCCGGGAGAGTACGCGCTTCATACCGCGATGCGACCGGCGGAGATTCTCGACCTGCTGGTTCGCGGCAAGATCCTCCAGCATCCGGTGGTTATTCCGGAGGGATCGACGGTCCGACAGATCGCCCAAATTCTCCAAGAAACAAAACTGGTCGATGCCGATGTGTTCATGAAGGTGATCGAAGATCCCACCCTGATGACCGAATTCGGCATTGAAGGGGAGAACCTGCAGGGTTATCTCTTCCCCGACACCTATCAGTTCGCAAAGCGGACCCCGCCGCATGAAATCGTCAAGCGGATGGTGACGCAGTTCCAGGCCGTTTATGACGAGTCGTTCCGCCGGCGCGCCGATCAGCTCGGCATGACGCAGCGTGAGATCGTCACCCTCGCCTCGATCATCGAGAAAGAGACCGGCAATCCCTCGGAGCGGGGGCTGATCTCGGCGGTCTTTCACAATCGGCTGAAGAAGAAGATGCGGCTGCAGAGCGACCCGACCGTGATCTTTGCCCTAACCGATTTCGATGGGAACATCACCAAGAAGGATCTCGGCATTCCTTCCCCTTACAATACCTATCGGTTTATTGGTTTACCTCCCGGACCGATCGCCAACCCCGGCAAAGATGCACTCTACGCGGCACTCTTTCCGGCGACGGTCGACTATCTCTTCTTTGTCTCCAAAAACGACGGAAGTCACTTCTTCTCCAAAAACCTCCGCGAGCACAACGGCGCGGTCAACCGATACCAACGCAAGAGGGCGTAG
- a CDS encoding phosphopentomutase, with translation MARTADRKRVLLVVLDGVGIGALPDADQYGDVGSDTLGHLSKKIAHFRLPHLEAWGLGRVGNLTGIMPVAHPAGHFGKMAERSAGKDTIIGHWEMMGVITPTPFPTYPNGFPPEVIAPFETAIGRKVLGNRVASGTEIIKALGAEHLATGAPIVYTSADSVFQVAAHEAVIPAETLWEICRTARNLLKPPHQVARVIARPFIGAPGQFVRTDRRRDFSVAPPTETLLDRLCAASIPVIGIGKIEDIFSGRGISEAVHTHDNNDGLDQTLRFLDQTDAGLIFTNLVDFDMLYGHRNDAVGYANALATLDRRLPEIVAKMREDDLLILTADHGNDPLFPGTDHTREYVPLLVFQKGIRGQDLGVRSTFADLGQTLAAHFNVGPLSAGSSFLPLITAAAA, from the coding sequence ATGGCACGGACCGCGGATCGAAAACGGGTGCTCCTTGTCGTCCTCGATGGGGTTGGGATCGGCGCCCTTCCCGATGCCGATCAATACGGCGACGTCGGAAGCGACACGCTGGGACATCTCTCAAAAAAAATAGCGCACTTCCGCCTTCCCCACCTGGAAGCATGGGGATTGGGACGGGTCGGAAATTTAACGGGAATCATGCCGGTCGCGCATCCGGCCGGCCACTTCGGGAAAATGGCGGAGCGCTCGGCGGGGAAAGATACCATCATCGGCCATTGGGAGATGATGGGGGTGATCACACCCACCCCCTTTCCGACCTATCCGAACGGCTTTCCGCCGGAGGTGATTGCCCCTTTTGAAACAGCGATCGGCCGGAAGGTCCTCGGAAACAGGGTCGCCTCCGGAACCGAGATCATCAAAGCGCTCGGCGCGGAACATCTGGCGACCGGCGCCCCGATCGTCTACACCTCAGCCGATTCGGTCTTTCAGGTGGCAGCCCACGAAGCGGTGATCCCGGCGGAAACGCTCTGGGAGATCTGCCGGACCGCCCGCAACCTCTTAAAACCGCCGCACCAGGTCGCGCGGGTGATCGCCCGCCCCTTTATCGGCGCACCGGGGCAATTTGTCCGAACCGACCGCCGCCGCGATTTCTCGGTCGCGCCGCCGACCGAAACACTCCTCGACCGCCTTTGCGCCGCGTCGATTCCGGTGATCGGGATCGGAAAAATCGAGGATATCTTCTCAGGCCGCGGGATCTCTGAAGCGGTCCACACCCACGACAACAACGACGGCCTCGATCAAACCCTCCGTTTCCTCGACCAAACCGATGCCGGACTGATCTTTACCAACCTCGTCGACTTCGACATGCTCTATGGCCACCGAAACGACGCGGTCGGCTATGCCAACGCCCTCGCCACGCTCGACCGGCGGCTCCCGGAAATCGTCGCGAAGATGCGCGAAGACGATCTATTGATTCTCACCGCCGACCATGGGAACGACCCCCTCTTCCCCGGCACCGACCATACGCGCGAGTATGTTCCGCTGCTGGTTTTTCAAAAAGGAATTCGAGGACAAGACCTTGGCGTGCGGAGCACCTTTGCCGACCTCGGCCAGACGCTGGCCGCGCATTTCAATGTCGGGCCGCTTTCGGCTGGCAGCAGTTTTCTTCCACTGATCACTGCAGCGGCGGCATAA
- a CDS encoding RidA family protein, whose amino-acid sequence MDYEKKLESLGLKLPPPPKPVATYVPAVRSGNLLYLSGMIPMVDGKMATTGKLGKELTVEQGQEVTRITLLNALAVIKAAVGSLDRVKRIVRIGVHVASAEGFTQQPAVANGASDLLVQIFGEEGRHARLALGAAELPLGAPVELEMIVEVE is encoded by the coding sequence ATGGATTATGAAAAGAAATTGGAATCGCTTGGCTTGAAACTTCCTCCCCCTCCCAAACCGGTGGCAACCTATGTTCCGGCGGTTCGGAGCGGAAACCTGCTCTACCTCTCGGGAATGATTCCAATGGTGGATGGGAAAATGGCAACGACGGGAAAACTCGGAAAAGAGCTGACGGTGGAGCAGGGTCAAGAGGTCACGCGGATTACTCTGCTCAATGCATTGGCGGTGATCAAGGCTGCAGTCGGCTCACTGGATCGGGTGAAGCGGATCGTCCGAATCGGCGTCCACGTCGCCTCAGCCGAAGGCTTTACACAACAGCCGGCGGTCGCCAACGGCGCGTCGGATCTGCTCGTTCAAATCTTTGGAGAAGAGGGACGGCATGCCCGCCTGGCACTCGGGGCCGCCGAACTGCCGCTCGGCGCGCCGGTGGAGTTGGAAATGATTGTAGAGGTGGAATGA
- a CDS encoding SurA N-terminal domain-containing protein codes for MKPLFALRFLFFLFSLFVLFVPGLPSTGFSAQPVERIAATVNGRIIFLSDLDRYQAFFSNPTDTAGDPKKTLDRVIDNRLLQAEAHRFVFQAPTDAEVSQRVKAIRDRFKTEAAYEEALQRTGLSPDELKEETREQLWAERLLQERIYSFVFVSQKEVTRYYQEHLSEFSGKRQEEVEPMIRKKLTDEKRTTKETEYLARLRSHAELQVNLQ; via the coding sequence ATGAAACCTCTCTTCGCGCTGCGCTTTTTATTTTTCTTATTTTCCTTGTTTGTCCTATTTGTCCCCGGACTTCCTTCAACCGGTTTTTCTGCGCAACCGGTGGAACGGATCGCCGCCACCGTCAACGGCCGGATCATCTTCCTCTCTGACCTCGATCGATACCAAGCTTTTTTCAGCAATCCAACTGACACGGCGGGAGATCCGAAAAAGACGCTCGACCGGGTGATTGATAACCGGCTGCTCCAAGCGGAGGCGCACCGATTTGTCTTCCAAGCGCCGACCGACGCGGAGGTGTCGCAACGGGTAAAAGCAATTCGCGATCGGTTTAAAACGGAGGCTGCCTATGAGGAAGCGTTGCAGCGGACCGGTTTGTCGCCGGATGAGCTAAAAGAAGAGACACGGGAGCAGCTCTGGGCGGAGCGGCTGCTTCAGGAGCGGATCTACTCGTTTGTTTTTGTTTCCCAAAAAGAGGTAACCCGTTATTACCAGGAGCATCTTTCAGAGTTCAGCGGCAAGCGGCAGGAAGAGGTCGAGCCGATGATTCGAAAAAAGCTGACCGATGAGAAACGGACCACGAAGGAGACGGAGTACCTCGCTCGCCTGCGATCACATGCAGAACTGCAGGTGAACTTGCAGTAA
- a CDS encoding RDD family protein: MEHINPSAEDPLSEPLSQPLPLSSVSEAPASPILQPAGFLRRVLAFGIDLFIIQFLYLLLMVVGFLAIRQASGGAIPEEEMVVSLVAPFAAAWFLLLIGYFTFFHSYGGQTPAKMLIRIKVVTAQGTPPSPLRALLRTFGYFLSSFFFGVGFLLAIFEKKKRGLHDLLAQTEVILA; the protein is encoded by the coding sequence ATGGAGCATATCAACCCGTCGGCGGAGGATCCGCTGTCTGAACCGCTTTCGCAGCCTCTGCCGCTCTCATCGGTCTCGGAGGCCCCCGCGAGTCCAATCCTTCAACCGGCCGGTTTTCTTCGCCGCGTCCTCGCGTTTGGGATCGATCTCTTTATCATCCAATTTCTCTACCTGCTTTTAATGGTCGTTGGATTCCTCGCCATTCGCCAAGCGAGCGGCGGGGCGATCCCGGAAGAAGAGATGGTCGTCTCCCTGGTCGCCCCCTTCGCCGCCGCATGGTTTCTTCTTCTGATAGGCTACTTTACCTTTTTTCACTCCTACGGCGGCCAGACCCCGGCCAAAATGCTCATACGGATCAAGGTCGTCACCGCTCAGGGGACGCCTCCTTCTCCGCTTCGGGCGCTTCTGCGCACCTTCGGCTATTTTCTCTCGAGCTTCTTTTTCGGAGTCGGCTTTCTTCTGGCGATTTTCGAGAAGAAGAAACGGGGACTGCACGATCTCCTGGCCCAGACCGAGGTGATCCTCGCTTAG
- a CDS encoding 16S rRNA (uracil(1498)-N(3))-methyltransferase has translation MPIYFIRSAQVDQGHIIIRDQLTHHLRDVLRVEEGEILSLVDEQPKRYAARLIESSRSQLVLEIVREESPPPPLLPALHLGVGLLKGEKMEWVIQKATELGVARLTPLMTERAVVRPKSDRIAHQQERWLKIVTEAAQQSGRWTVPKLDPPMAFKDFLAESRGNGLKFFFWEGAPPTSPQAEIASALKAFPKEGTLLIGPEGGWEKKEVDAAAEAGYRLLSLGSRVLRAETAVLAALAIVQYEIESRG, from the coding sequence ATGCCCATCTATTTTATCCGTTCAGCACAGGTCGATCAGGGTCACATCATCATTCGGGATCAGTTGACCCATCACCTTCGTGATGTCCTCCGCGTGGAGGAGGGGGAGATCCTTTCCCTGGTCGACGAGCAGCCGAAGCGGTATGCCGCGCGGCTGATCGAATCAAGCCGATCGCAGCTGGTCCTGGAAATTGTGCGGGAAGAGAGCCCTCCCCCGCCGCTGCTTCCGGCCCTTCACCTCGGGGTCGGTCTGCTGAAGGGGGAAAAGATGGAGTGGGTGATTCAGAAGGCGACCGAATTGGGGGTCGCCCGGCTCACCCCGCTGATGACGGAGCGGGCGGTCGTCCGGCCGAAATCCGACCGGATCGCCCATCAACAGGAGCGCTGGCTCAAGATTGTCACCGAGGCGGCGCAACAGTCGGGCCGGTGGACCGTTCCCAAGCTCGACCCTCCGATGGCGTTCAAAGATTTCCTTGCAGAGAGCCGAGGGAACGGTCTAAAATTTTTCTTTTGGGAAGGGGCCCCTCCAACATCACCGCAAGCGGAGATTGCCTCGGCCCTCAAAGCATTTCCAAAAGAGGGGACTTTGTTGATCGGACCGGAAGGGGGCTGGGAGAAAAAAGAGGTCGATGCGGCGGCCGAGGCCGGCTATCGTCTCCTCTCCCTCGGGAGCCGGGTGCTGCGCGCTGAGACGGCGGTTCTCGCCGCATTGGCGATCGTTCAATATGAGATCGAAAGCAGGGGATAA